The following proteins are encoded in a genomic region of Phragmites australis chromosome 9, lpPhrAust1.1, whole genome shotgun sequence:
- the LOC133929406 gene encoding 3-deoxy-manno-octulosonate cytidylyltransferase, whose protein sequence is MPICAPSSDSSASGGRAWIVHGLALGTAAAAAAAAAYLYRRPGGFRSRAVGIIPARFASSRFEGKPLALILGKPMIQRTWERVMLASSLDHVVVATDDERIAECCRGFGADVIMTSESCKNGSERCCEALKKLEKHYDIVVNIQGDEPLIEPEIIDGVVMALQRAPDAVFSTAVTSLKPEDAFDTNRVKCVVDNQGYAIYFSRGLIPFNKSGKVNPKYPYLLHLGIAGFDSKFLKIYPELSPTPLQLEEDLEQLKVLENGYRMKVIKVDHDAHGVDAPEDVKKIEALMRAANIQ, encoded by the exons ATGCCGATCTGCGCGCCGTCGTCGGACTCCTCGGCCTCGGGAGGCCGCGCGTGGATCGTCCACGGGCTGGCgctcggcacggcggcggcggctgcggcggccgcggcATACCTGTACCGGCGGCCGGGCGGGTTCCGCAGCCGCGCGGTGGGCATCATACCCGCGCGATTCGCCTCCTCCCGCTTCGAGGGCAAGCCGCTCGCGCTCATTCTCGGCAAGCCAATGATCCAG AGAACATGGGAAAGAGTTATGTTAGCTTCTTCTTTGGACCATGTTG TTGTGGCAACGGATGATGAAAGAATTGCGGAATGTTGTAGAGGATTTGGAGCTGATGTTATCATGACATCAGAATCATGCAAAAATG GATCTGAACGCTGCTGTGAAGCGCTTAAAAAGCTTGAGAAACATTATGATATTGTCGTCAATATTCAAGGAGATGAGCCTCTTATTGAACCAGAGATAATAGACGGTGTGGTTATGGCACTGCAG CGAGCTCCTGATGCAGTCTTCAGCACGGCTGTTACTTCACTGAAACCTGAAGATGCATTCGATACAAATCGAGTGAAGTGTGTTGTGGATAATCAGGGCTACGCAATATACTTCTCAAGAGGGCTTATCCCATTTAATAA ATCAGGGAAAGTCAATCCTAAATATCCATATCTTCTTCATCTGGGAATTGCG GGTTTTGATTCAAAGTTTCTGAAGATCTATCCAGAACTTTCACCAACTCCATTACAACTGGAAGAGGACCTGGAGCAACTTAAAGTTCTTGAAAATGGCTATAGGATGAAG gTAATCAAAGTGGACCACGATGCCCATGGTGTGGATGCACCTGAGGATGTCAAGAAAATAGAAGCATTGATGCGAGCAGCAAACATTCAGTAG
- the LOC133929407 gene encoding uncharacterized protein LOC133929407 isoform X1: MASPARPAAASVSGAFGLPPDPKRCSFDQALRREQDFQENRYLMSSVNFHEQEKISKKIVTEAIEDCMKKQADNLLQSLDVISGRLSQLELYCYKLERSIGELRSDVMDYHSEANHNFCCLEKHVKEVQKSVQVLQDKQEVAETQKELSKLQIVYEDSAQKSEGTAPSILMTRENELALVPLHQVNAVQSPAMQFQSCNGLILQQLVPVSLSTQQDQQRSNQTTMYCMQGQSHLEHRHAQPLQAAAQSVQPHTQNPQPQTVVEVPQITSQTSEFYLQPQQQWPHQTAQQVQTQARQPQPQVVQQVHQQQYNNIQQVPAHVVQLQTSSPQAHSAPQVTLVYPPYEPHQPANTEARTRGMVVQPSYSTISSAQRNHHEVAPIYVQSNVISVPLAEQPQQLHLLGNGSFGPQPCKVGPCGISAYTVQGSAQTYNTAYGSPSSNPATVVAILNQQAHASAPTVLHHLAPQALQNCSVDMVEKAAQMGYSKDQVDNMVLRMATAGHPVEFNPMHDMLSSVSNAVTPQAWSG, encoded by the exons ATGGCGTCCCCGGCACGGCCCGCGGCCGCCTCCGTCTCCGGCGCCTTCGGCCTCCCGCCCGACCCCAAACGCTGCTCCTTCGACCAGGCGCTCCGACGAGAG CAGGATTTTCAGGAGAACAGATATCTGATGTCATCTGTTAATTTCCATGAGCaagaaaaaatatctaaaaaaatcgTAACAGAAGCTATAGAGGACTGCATGAAGAAACAAGCAGATAACTTGTTGCAATCACTGGATGTCATCAGTGGTAGGCTGTCACAATTGGAGTTATATTGCTATAAGCTGGAAAGGTCCATTGGAGAATTACGAAGTGACGTTATGGATTATCACAGTGAAGCAAATCATAACTTCTGTTGCCTTGAAAAGCACGTGAAAGAG GTTCAGAAATCCGTGCAGGTTCTTCAGGATAAGCAAGAGGTTGCCGAAACTCAGAAGGAACTGAGCAAACTTCAAATAGTATACGAGGACTCTGCACAAAAGAGTGAAGGTACTGCTCCATCAATTCTTATGACAAGAGAAAATGAGCTTGCCCTAGTGCCGTTGCACCAAGTAAATGCTGTTCAGTCTCCTGCTATGCAATTCCAAAGTTGCAATGGCCTTATTCTACAGCAACTGGTGCCAGTCTCTTTGAGCACCCAACAAGACCAGCAGCGCTCGAACCAAACAACCATGTACTGCATGCAAGGCCAAAGTCATTTGGAGCACAGACATGCCCAACCATTGCAAGCTGCCGCTCAATCTGTGCAGCCACATACCCAGAACCCTCAGCCACAAACTGTAGTTGAGGTACCTCAGATAACTAGTCAGACATCAGAGTTCTACCTTCAACCTCAGCAGCAATGGCCACATCAAACAGCTCAGCAGGTTCAGACCCAGGCAAGGCAACCACAACCACAGGTGGTTCAGCAGGTACATCAGCAGCAGTACAACAATATTCAGCAAGTTCCAGCACATGTGGTTCAGCTGCAAACATCTTCTCCACAGGCTCATAGCGCACCTCAGGTCACACTGGTATATCCTCCATATGAACCTCATCAGCCTGCGAACACCGAGGCACGCACAAGAGGCATGGTTGTGCAGCCTTCATACTCAACAATTTCCTCAGCCCAGCGGAACCATCATGAAGTTGCTCCTATTTATGTGCAAAGCAATGTAATTTCTGTTCCATTGGCAGAGCAGCCTCAGCAACTTCATCTGCTTGGGAATGGCTCTTTTGGACCTCAACCATGCAAGGTTGGTCCATGTGGTATTTCAGCATATACGGTACAAGGGAGTGCACAGACCTACAACACTGCTTATGGAAGCCCTTCCAGCAATCCTGCCACTGTTGTTGCTATCCTTAATCAACAAGCACATGCCAGTGCTCCGACGGTGCTTCATCATTTAGCACCTCAGGCTTTGCAGAATTGTTCGGTAGACATGGTCGAAAAGGCTGCTCAAATGGGTTACTCAAAGGATCAAGTTGACAACATGGTGCTCCGTATGGCGACTGCAGGCCATCCTGTAGAATTCAACCCCATGCATGACATGCTGAGCTCTGTTAGCAATGCGGTGACTCCACAGGCATGGTCTGGGTAG
- the LOC133929407 gene encoding uncharacterized protein LOC133929407 isoform X2, translating to MASPARPAAASVSGAFGLPPDPKRCSFDQALRREDFQENRYLMSSVNFHEQEKISKKIVTEAIEDCMKKQADNLLQSLDVISGRLSQLELYCYKLERSIGELRSDVMDYHSEANHNFCCLEKHVKEVQKSVQVLQDKQEVAETQKELSKLQIVYEDSAQKSEGTAPSILMTRENELALVPLHQVNAVQSPAMQFQSCNGLILQQLVPVSLSTQQDQQRSNQTTMYCMQGQSHLEHRHAQPLQAAAQSVQPHTQNPQPQTVVEVPQITSQTSEFYLQPQQQWPHQTAQQVQTQARQPQPQVVQQVHQQQYNNIQQVPAHVVQLQTSSPQAHSAPQVTLVYPPYEPHQPANTEARTRGMVVQPSYSTISSAQRNHHEVAPIYVQSNVISVPLAEQPQQLHLLGNGSFGPQPCKVGPCGISAYTVQGSAQTYNTAYGSPSSNPATVVAILNQQAHASAPTVLHHLAPQALQNCSVDMVEKAAQMGYSKDQVDNMVLRMATAGHPVEFNPMHDMLSSVSNAVTPQAWSG from the exons ATGGCGTCCCCGGCACGGCCCGCGGCCGCCTCCGTCTCCGGCGCCTTCGGCCTCCCGCCCGACCCCAAACGCTGCTCCTTCGACCAGGCGCTCCGACGAGAG GATTTTCAGGAGAACAGATATCTGATGTCATCTGTTAATTTCCATGAGCaagaaaaaatatctaaaaaaatcgTAACAGAAGCTATAGAGGACTGCATGAAGAAACAAGCAGATAACTTGTTGCAATCACTGGATGTCATCAGTGGTAGGCTGTCACAATTGGAGTTATATTGCTATAAGCTGGAAAGGTCCATTGGAGAATTACGAAGTGACGTTATGGATTATCACAGTGAAGCAAATCATAACTTCTGTTGCCTTGAAAAGCACGTGAAAGAG GTTCAGAAATCCGTGCAGGTTCTTCAGGATAAGCAAGAGGTTGCCGAAACTCAGAAGGAACTGAGCAAACTTCAAATAGTATACGAGGACTCTGCACAAAAGAGTGAAGGTACTGCTCCATCAATTCTTATGACAAGAGAAAATGAGCTTGCCCTAGTGCCGTTGCACCAAGTAAATGCTGTTCAGTCTCCTGCTATGCAATTCCAAAGTTGCAATGGCCTTATTCTACAGCAACTGGTGCCAGTCTCTTTGAGCACCCAACAAGACCAGCAGCGCTCGAACCAAACAACCATGTACTGCATGCAAGGCCAAAGTCATTTGGAGCACAGACATGCCCAACCATTGCAAGCTGCCGCTCAATCTGTGCAGCCACATACCCAGAACCCTCAGCCACAAACTGTAGTTGAGGTACCTCAGATAACTAGTCAGACATCAGAGTTCTACCTTCAACCTCAGCAGCAATGGCCACATCAAACAGCTCAGCAGGTTCAGACCCAGGCAAGGCAACCACAACCACAGGTGGTTCAGCAGGTACATCAGCAGCAGTACAACAATATTCAGCAAGTTCCAGCACATGTGGTTCAGCTGCAAACATCTTCTCCACAGGCTCATAGCGCACCTCAGGTCACACTGGTATATCCTCCATATGAACCTCATCAGCCTGCGAACACCGAGGCACGCACAAGAGGCATGGTTGTGCAGCCTTCATACTCAACAATTTCCTCAGCCCAGCGGAACCATCATGAAGTTGCTCCTATTTATGTGCAAAGCAATGTAATTTCTGTTCCATTGGCAGAGCAGCCTCAGCAACTTCATCTGCTTGGGAATGGCTCTTTTGGACCTCAACCATGCAAGGTTGGTCCATGTGGTATTTCAGCATATACGGTACAAGGGAGTGCACAGACCTACAACACTGCTTATGGAAGCCCTTCCAGCAATCCTGCCACTGTTGTTGCTATCCTTAATCAACAAGCACATGCCAGTGCTCCGACGGTGCTTCATCATTTAGCACCTCAGGCTTTGCAGAATTGTTCGGTAGACATGGTCGAAAAGGCTGCTCAAATGGGTTACTCAAAGGATCAAGTTGACAACATGGTGCTCCGTATGGCGACTGCAGGCCATCCTGTAGAATTCAACCCCATGCATGACATGCTGAGCTCTGTTAGCAATGCGGTGACTCCACAGGCATGGTCTGGGTAG
- the LOC133929407 gene encoding uncharacterized protein LOC133929407 isoform X3: protein MASPARPAAASVSGAFGLPPDPKRCSFDQALRREQDFQENRYLMSSVNFHEQEKISKKIVTEAIEDCMKKQADNLLQSLDVISGRLSQLELYCYKLERSIGELRSDVMDYHSEANHNFCCLEKHVKEKSVQVLQDKQEVAETQKELSKLQIVYEDSAQKSEGTAPSILMTRENELALVPLHQVNAVQSPAMQFQSCNGLILQQLVPVSLSTQQDQQRSNQTTMYCMQGQSHLEHRHAQPLQAAAQSVQPHTQNPQPQTVVEVPQITSQTSEFYLQPQQQWPHQTAQQVQTQARQPQPQVVQQVHQQQYNNIQQVPAHVVQLQTSSPQAHSAPQVTLVYPPYEPHQPANTEARTRGMVVQPSYSTISSAQRNHHEVAPIYVQSNVISVPLAEQPQQLHLLGNGSFGPQPCKVGPCGISAYTVQGSAQTYNTAYGSPSSNPATVVAILNQQAHASAPTVLHHLAPQALQNCSVDMVEKAAQMGYSKDQVDNMVLRMATAGHPVEFNPMHDMLSSVSNAVTPQAWSG from the exons ATGGCGTCCCCGGCACGGCCCGCGGCCGCCTCCGTCTCCGGCGCCTTCGGCCTCCCGCCCGACCCCAAACGCTGCTCCTTCGACCAGGCGCTCCGACGAGAG CAGGATTTTCAGGAGAACAGATATCTGATGTCATCTGTTAATTTCCATGAGCaagaaaaaatatctaaaaaaatcgTAACAGAAGCTATAGAGGACTGCATGAAGAAACAAGCAGATAACTTGTTGCAATCACTGGATGTCATCAGTGGTAGGCTGTCACAATTGGAGTTATATTGCTATAAGCTGGAAAGGTCCATTGGAGAATTACGAAGTGACGTTATGGATTATCACAGTGAAGCAAATCATAACTTCTGTTGCCTTGAAAAGCACGTGAAAGAG AAATCCGTGCAGGTTCTTCAGGATAAGCAAGAGGTTGCCGAAACTCAGAAGGAACTGAGCAAACTTCAAATAGTATACGAGGACTCTGCACAAAAGAGTGAAGGTACTGCTCCATCAATTCTTATGACAAGAGAAAATGAGCTTGCCCTAGTGCCGTTGCACCAAGTAAATGCTGTTCAGTCTCCTGCTATGCAATTCCAAAGTTGCAATGGCCTTATTCTACAGCAACTGGTGCCAGTCTCTTTGAGCACCCAACAAGACCAGCAGCGCTCGAACCAAACAACCATGTACTGCATGCAAGGCCAAAGTCATTTGGAGCACAGACATGCCCAACCATTGCAAGCTGCCGCTCAATCTGTGCAGCCACATACCCAGAACCCTCAGCCACAAACTGTAGTTGAGGTACCTCAGATAACTAGTCAGACATCAGAGTTCTACCTTCAACCTCAGCAGCAATGGCCACATCAAACAGCTCAGCAGGTTCAGACCCAGGCAAGGCAACCACAACCACAGGTGGTTCAGCAGGTACATCAGCAGCAGTACAACAATATTCAGCAAGTTCCAGCACATGTGGTTCAGCTGCAAACATCTTCTCCACAGGCTCATAGCGCACCTCAGGTCACACTGGTATATCCTCCATATGAACCTCATCAGCCTGCGAACACCGAGGCACGCACAAGAGGCATGGTTGTGCAGCCTTCATACTCAACAATTTCCTCAGCCCAGCGGAACCATCATGAAGTTGCTCCTATTTATGTGCAAAGCAATGTAATTTCTGTTCCATTGGCAGAGCAGCCTCAGCAACTTCATCTGCTTGGGAATGGCTCTTTTGGACCTCAACCATGCAAGGTTGGTCCATGTGGTATTTCAGCATATACGGTACAAGGGAGTGCACAGACCTACAACACTGCTTATGGAAGCCCTTCCAGCAATCCTGCCACTGTTGTTGCTATCCTTAATCAACAAGCACATGCCAGTGCTCCGACGGTGCTTCATCATTTAGCACCTCAGGCTTTGCAGAATTGTTCGGTAGACATGGTCGAAAAGGCTGCTCAAATGGGTTACTCAAAGGATCAAGTTGACAACATGGTGCTCCGTATGGCGACTGCAGGCCATCCTGTAGAATTCAACCCCATGCATGACATGCTGAGCTCTGTTAGCAATGCGGTGACTCCACAGGCATGGTCTGGGTAG
- the LOC133929409 gene encoding protein DEHYDRATION-INDUCED 19-like isoform X1 — protein MDSEHWISRLAAAKRFYAAQLGHRDRAGMEELDMDEEGRPEFACPYCYEDHDVASLCAHLEEEHPFEPHAAPCPVCSDMVTKDMVNHITMQHGYLLKNHRRLRRFVIPGSQALSLLRRDLREAHLQVLLGGRHRPSSNNNAANISADPLLSSFGLSFPTSDAEETSKSTISIPDDATIVKEMPARAQKLSIDSSLTSEEREQKRKQASIRATFVQDLLLSTLFGD, from the exons ATGGACTCGGAGCACTGGATCTCGCGCCTGGCCGCCGCTAAGCGGTTCTACGCAGCGCAGCTTGGCCACAGAG ATCGGGCGGGGATGGAAGAGCTGGACATGGACGAGGAGGGGAGGCCGGAGTTCGCGTGCCCCTACTGCTACGAGGACCACGACGTCGCCTCCCTTTGCGCGCACCTGGAGGAGGAGCACCCATTCGAGCCCCACGCGGCG CCTTGCCCTGTTTGCTCTGATATGGTTACAAAGGATATGGTTAACCATATTACTATGCAGCATGGATACTTGTTGAAG AATCATCGCCGGTTGCGCAGATTCGTTATTCCAGGCAGCCAGGCCCTTTCTTTGCTGAGACGAGATCTACGGGAGGCCCATTTGCAGGTGCTTCTTGGAGGTCGACATAGGCCGAGCAGCAATAACAACGCGGCAAATATTTCAGCCGATCCTCTTCTATCATCATTCGGCCTTAGCTTCCCAACATCAGATGCAGAGGAGACATCAAAATCAACTATTTCCATTCCAGATGATGCTACCATTGTAAAAGAGATGCCTGCTCGGGCGCAGAAGTTAAG TATTGACTCATCCCTCACAAGTGAAGAAAGGGAACAAAAACGGAAGCAAGCCAGCATCCGAGCAACGTTTGTGCAAGACCTGCTGCTCTCTACTCTATTTGGGGATTAA
- the LOC133929409 gene encoding protein DEHYDRATION-INDUCED 19-like isoform X2, with the protein MDSEHWISRLAAAKRFYAAQLGHRDRAGMEELDMDEEGRPEFACPYCYEDHDVASLCAHLEEEHPFEPHAAPCPVCSDMVTKDMVNHITMQHGYLLKNHRRLRRFVIPGSQALSLLRRDLREAHLQVLLGGRHRPSSNNNAANISADPLLSSFGLSFPTSDAEETSKSTISIPDDATIVKEMPARAQKLRVESSAFLFQRQY; encoded by the exons ATGGACTCGGAGCACTGGATCTCGCGCCTGGCCGCCGCTAAGCGGTTCTACGCAGCGCAGCTTGGCCACAGAG ATCGGGCGGGGATGGAAGAGCTGGACATGGACGAGGAGGGGAGGCCGGAGTTCGCGTGCCCCTACTGCTACGAGGACCACGACGTCGCCTCCCTTTGCGCGCACCTGGAGGAGGAGCACCCATTCGAGCCCCACGCGGCG CCTTGCCCTGTTTGCTCTGATATGGTTACAAAGGATATGGTTAACCATATTACTATGCAGCATGGATACTTGTTGAAG AATCATCGCCGGTTGCGCAGATTCGTTATTCCAGGCAGCCAGGCCCTTTCTTTGCTGAGACGAGATCTACGGGAGGCCCATTTGCAGGTGCTTCTTGGAGGTCGACATAGGCCGAGCAGCAATAACAACGCGGCAAATATTTCAGCCGATCCTCTTCTATCATCATTCGGCCTTAGCTTCCCAACATCAGATGCAGAGGAGACATCAAAATCAACTATTTCCATTCCAGATGATGCTACCATTGTAAAAGAGATGCCTGCTCGGGCGCAGAAGTTAAG AGTTGAGTCATccgcttttctttttcaacgGCAGTATTGA